Proteins encoded within one genomic window of Panicum virgatum strain AP13 chromosome 1N, P.virgatum_v5, whole genome shotgun sequence:
- the LOC120655154 gene encoding endoribonuclease YBEY, chloroplastic-like isoform X1: protein MARLHLLLSRALASHHLLPCTTASGLRPTPRRPLPPHSPPPFSPPHGHTLPPFAAAASRQYAASSFRIRRPSAPPMLLRRRKARRPTRKAPGELIVQIGIEEDIPDDPEILSIAETLRTDVGKVVKVAFDNLEGSEYKTRDPSISNLNKYNTVELSLLLCDDNFIRELNKEWRDEDHATDVLSMSQHIPGLDIPILQLGDIVISVDTAQRQAEERGHTLLDEIRILVVVCFFSLFFLRRVHGLLHLLGFDHELSEVAEEEMEKEEEHILNTLEWRGKGLIKSAYDIASDMAHLQSSAEANNNIEKVSLKEERRPKLSHMICDIDGTFVDYEGRLHEESVESLREAIATGVNVIMVTRKSRVSTIRTFKHLDVHDKGDFVSVTSPGVFLQGSLVYGRHGQEVYRAELDVDICKEVVTCNHAFLYSLKHKIPVVAYCKEQCLTLFEHPFVNLLHTVHHENKVKVMHSVEELLEYSSIQKLLLFDSAEEDSSVLRLHCSELTEGKARVLKMQPNTIDIVPLNASKGCGIRILLDHIGITEDCDLDTVGDYTRWLSNM from the exons ATGGCGcgcctccatctcctcctctcCCGCGCCCTCGCATCGCACCACCTTCTCCCTTGTACGAccgcctccggcctccgccCCACTCCGCGGCGGCCTCTCCCTCCCCACTCTCCGCCGCCTTTTTCTCCTCCACATGGTCATACCCTGccccccttcgccgccgccgcgtcgcggcAATACGCCGCCTCGAGCTTCAGGATAAGGCGCCCGTCGGCGCCGCCGATGTTACTGAGGCGGAGGAAGGCGAGGAGGCCGACGCGGAAGGCCCCCGGCGAGCTCATTGTGCAAATTGGCATCGAGGAGGACATCCCCGACGATCCTGAAATCTTG AGCATTGCGGAAACACTCCGAACTGATGTTGGGAAGGTGGTGAAGGTGGCCTTTGACAACCTTGAAGGCTCTGAGTACAAGACCAGAGATCCTTCTATAAGCAACTTGAACAAGTACAATACCGTCGAGCTTTCTCTGCTGCTTTGTGATGATAATTTCATCAGGGAGCTGAACAAAGAATGGAGGGATGAGGATCACGCTACGGATGTTCTGTCAATGTCACAGCATATCCCGGGGCTTGATATCCCCATT CTGCAGTTGGGTGACATAGTAATTTCTGTTGATACAGCACAGCggcaagcagaagaaagaggCCACACACTTCTTGATGAGATCAGAATCCTTGTGGTTGTttgttttttctctctcttttttttgaggaGG GTGCATGGATTGTTGCATTTATTGGGGTTTGATCATGAACTCAGCGAAGTAGCTGAagaagagatggagaaggaagaagaacatATATTAAATACTCTTGAGTGGAGAGGAAAGGGATTAATTAAGAGTGCATATGACATTGCTAGTGATATGGCACATTTACAAAGTTCTGCTG AGGCCAATAACAATATAGAGAAAGTGAGCCTAAAAGAGGAACGTCGACCCAAATTAAGCCATATGATTTGTGATATAGATG GTACTTTTGTGGATTATGAAGGACGCCTGCATGAAGAATCCGTAGAATCTTTGAGAGAGGCAATTGCAACAGGAGTAAATGTTATCATGGTTACTAGAAAG AGTCGGGTTTCCACCATCAGAACCTTCAAGCATCTTGATGTCCATGATAAAGGTGATTTTGTATCAGTGACATCACCTGGTGTATTTTTGCAG GGTTCACTTGTCTATGGAAGGCATGGCCAAGAAGTTTATAGAGCGGAATTGGATGTGGATATCTGCAAGGAGGTGGTTACTTGCAATCAT GCATTTCTGTACTCCTTGAAGCATAAAATTCCTGTTGTTGCATACTGCAAGGAACAATGTTTGACCTTGTTTGAACATCCATTTGTTAACTTGTTGCACACTGTGCATCATGAGAACAAG GTAAAAGTGATGCATTCTGTTGAGGAACTGCTGGAATATTCATCTATTCAG AAGTTGCTACTCTTTGACAGTGCCGAAGAGGATTCATCTGTCCTGAGGCTGCATTGTTCAGAACTGACTGAAGGGAAAGCGCGTGTTCTCAAAATGCAGCCAAATACAATTGATATTGTGCCACTCAATGCTTCGAAGGGTTGTGGTATAAGAATTCTACTTGATCATATTGGAATAACAGAAGAT TGTGATCTTGACACAGTTGGAGACTATACAAGATGGCTGAGCAATATGTGA
- the LOC120655154 gene encoding endoribonuclease YBEY, chloroplastic-like isoform X3 encodes MARLHLLLSRALASHHLLPCTTASGLRPTPRRPLPPHSPPPFSPPHGHTLPPFAAAASRQYAASSFRIRRPSAPPMLLRRRKARRPTRKAPGELIVQIGIEEDIPDDPEILSIAETLRTDVGKVVKVAFDNLEGSEYKTRDPSISNLNKYNTVELSLLLCDDNFIRELNKEWRDEDHATDVLSMSQHIPGLDIPILQLGDIVISVDTAQRQAEERGHTLLDEIRILVVVCFFSLFFLRRVHGLLHLLGFDHELSEVAEEEMEKEEEHILNTLEWRGKGLIKSAYDIASDMAHLQSSAEANNNIEKVSLKEERRPKLSHMICDIDGRLHEESVESLREAIATGVNVIMVTRKSRVSTIRTFKHLDVHDKGDFVSVTSPGVFLQGSLVYGRHGQEVYRAELDVDICKEVVTCNHAFLYSLKHKIPVVAYCKEQCLTLFEHPFVNLLHTVHHENKVKVMHSVEELLEYSSIQKLLLFDSAEEDSSVLRLHCSELTEGKARVLKMQPNTIDIVPLNASKGCGIRILLDHIGITEDCDLDTVGDYTRWLSNM; translated from the exons ATGGCGcgcctccatctcctcctctcCCGCGCCCTCGCATCGCACCACCTTCTCCCTTGTACGAccgcctccggcctccgccCCACTCCGCGGCGGCCTCTCCCTCCCCACTCTCCGCCGCCTTTTTCTCCTCCACATGGTCATACCCTGccccccttcgccgccgccgcgtcgcggcAATACGCCGCCTCGAGCTTCAGGATAAGGCGCCCGTCGGCGCCGCCGATGTTACTGAGGCGGAGGAAGGCGAGGAGGCCGACGCGGAAGGCCCCCGGCGAGCTCATTGTGCAAATTGGCATCGAGGAGGACATCCCCGACGATCCTGAAATCTTG AGCATTGCGGAAACACTCCGAACTGATGTTGGGAAGGTGGTGAAGGTGGCCTTTGACAACCTTGAAGGCTCTGAGTACAAGACCAGAGATCCTTCTATAAGCAACTTGAACAAGTACAATACCGTCGAGCTTTCTCTGCTGCTTTGTGATGATAATTTCATCAGGGAGCTGAACAAAGAATGGAGGGATGAGGATCACGCTACGGATGTTCTGTCAATGTCACAGCATATCCCGGGGCTTGATATCCCCATT CTGCAGTTGGGTGACATAGTAATTTCTGTTGATACAGCACAGCggcaagcagaagaaagaggCCACACACTTCTTGATGAGATCAGAATCCTTGTGGTTGTttgttttttctctctcttttttttgaggaGG GTGCATGGATTGTTGCATTTATTGGGGTTTGATCATGAACTCAGCGAAGTAGCTGAagaagagatggagaaggaagaagaacatATATTAAATACTCTTGAGTGGAGAGGAAAGGGATTAATTAAGAGTGCATATGACATTGCTAGTGATATGGCACATTTACAAAGTTCTGCTG AGGCCAATAACAATATAGAGAAAGTGAGCCTAAAAGAGGAACGTCGACCCAAATTAAGCCATATGATTTGTGATATAGATG GACGCCTGCATGAAGAATCCGTAGAATCTTTGAGAGAGGCAATTGCAACAGGAGTAAATGTTATCATGGTTACTAGAAAG AGTCGGGTTTCCACCATCAGAACCTTCAAGCATCTTGATGTCCATGATAAAGGTGATTTTGTATCAGTGACATCACCTGGTGTATTTTTGCAG GGTTCACTTGTCTATGGAAGGCATGGCCAAGAAGTTTATAGAGCGGAATTGGATGTGGATATCTGCAAGGAGGTGGTTACTTGCAATCAT GCATTTCTGTACTCCTTGAAGCATAAAATTCCTGTTGTTGCATACTGCAAGGAACAATGTTTGACCTTGTTTGAACATCCATTTGTTAACTTGTTGCACACTGTGCATCATGAGAACAAG GTAAAAGTGATGCATTCTGTTGAGGAACTGCTGGAATATTCATCTATTCAG AAGTTGCTACTCTTTGACAGTGCCGAAGAGGATTCATCTGTCCTGAGGCTGCATTGTTCAGAACTGACTGAAGGGAAAGCGCGTGTTCTCAAAATGCAGCCAAATACAATTGATATTGTGCCACTCAATGCTTCGAAGGGTTGTGGTATAAGAATTCTACTTGATCATATTGGAATAACAGAAGAT TGTGATCTTGACACAGTTGGAGACTATACAAGATGGCTGAGCAATATGTGA
- the LOC120655154 gene encoding endoribonuclease YBEY, chloroplastic-like isoform X9 produces the protein MARLHLLLSRALASHHLLPCTTASGLRPTPRRPLPPHSPPPFSPPHGHTLPPFAAAASRQYAASSFRIRRPSAPPMLLRRRKARRPTRKAPGELIVQIGIEEDIPDDPEILSIAETLRTDVGKVVKVAFDNLEGSEYKTRDPSISNLNKYNTVELSLLLCDDNFIRELNKEWRDEDHATDVLSMSQHIPGLDIPILQLGDIVISVDTAQRQAEERGHTLLDEIRILVVVCFFSLFFLRRVHGLLHLLGFDHELSEVAEEEMEKEEEHILNTLEWRGKGLIKSAYDIASDMAHLQSSAEANNNIEKVSLKEERRPKLSHMICDIDGRLHEESVESLREAIATGVNVIMVTRKGSLVYGRHGQEVYRAELDVDICKEVVTCNHAFLYSLKHKIPVVAYCKEQCLTLFEHPFVNLLHTVHHENKVKVMHSVEELLEYSSIQKLLLFDSAEEDSSVLRLHCSELTEGKARVLKMQPNTIDIVPLNASKGCGIRILLDHIGITEDCDLDTVGDYTRWLSNM, from the exons ATGGCGcgcctccatctcctcctctcCCGCGCCCTCGCATCGCACCACCTTCTCCCTTGTACGAccgcctccggcctccgccCCACTCCGCGGCGGCCTCTCCCTCCCCACTCTCCGCCGCCTTTTTCTCCTCCACATGGTCATACCCTGccccccttcgccgccgccgcgtcgcggcAATACGCCGCCTCGAGCTTCAGGATAAGGCGCCCGTCGGCGCCGCCGATGTTACTGAGGCGGAGGAAGGCGAGGAGGCCGACGCGGAAGGCCCCCGGCGAGCTCATTGTGCAAATTGGCATCGAGGAGGACATCCCCGACGATCCTGAAATCTTG AGCATTGCGGAAACACTCCGAACTGATGTTGGGAAGGTGGTGAAGGTGGCCTTTGACAACCTTGAAGGCTCTGAGTACAAGACCAGAGATCCTTCTATAAGCAACTTGAACAAGTACAATACCGTCGAGCTTTCTCTGCTGCTTTGTGATGATAATTTCATCAGGGAGCTGAACAAAGAATGGAGGGATGAGGATCACGCTACGGATGTTCTGTCAATGTCACAGCATATCCCGGGGCTTGATATCCCCATT CTGCAGTTGGGTGACATAGTAATTTCTGTTGATACAGCACAGCggcaagcagaagaaagaggCCACACACTTCTTGATGAGATCAGAATCCTTGTGGTTGTttgttttttctctctcttttttttgaggaGG GTGCATGGATTGTTGCATTTATTGGGGTTTGATCATGAACTCAGCGAAGTAGCTGAagaagagatggagaaggaagaagaacatATATTAAATACTCTTGAGTGGAGAGGAAAGGGATTAATTAAGAGTGCATATGACATTGCTAGTGATATGGCACATTTACAAAGTTCTGCTG AGGCCAATAACAATATAGAGAAAGTGAGCCTAAAAGAGGAACGTCGACCCAAATTAAGCCATATGATTTGTGATATAGATG GACGCCTGCATGAAGAATCCGTAGAATCTTTGAGAGAGGCAATTGCAACAGGAGTAAATGTTATCATGGTTACTAGAAAG GGTTCACTTGTCTATGGAAGGCATGGCCAAGAAGTTTATAGAGCGGAATTGGATGTGGATATCTGCAAGGAGGTGGTTACTTGCAATCAT GCATTTCTGTACTCCTTGAAGCATAAAATTCCTGTTGTTGCATACTGCAAGGAACAATGTTTGACCTTGTTTGAACATCCATTTGTTAACTTGTTGCACACTGTGCATCATGAGAACAAG GTAAAAGTGATGCATTCTGTTGAGGAACTGCTGGAATATTCATCTATTCAG AAGTTGCTACTCTTTGACAGTGCCGAAGAGGATTCATCTGTCCTGAGGCTGCATTGTTCAGAACTGACTGAAGGGAAAGCGCGTGTTCTCAAAATGCAGCCAAATACAATTGATATTGTGCCACTCAATGCTTCGAAGGGTTGTGGTATAAGAATTCTACTTGATCATATTGGAATAACAGAAGAT TGTGATCTTGACACAGTTGGAGACTATACAAGATGGCTGAGCAATATGTGA
- the LOC120655154 gene encoding endoribonuclease YBEY, chloroplastic-like isoform X6: protein MARLHLLLSRALASHHLLPCTTASGLRPTPRRPLPPHSPPPFSPPHGHTLPPFAAAASRQYAASSFRIRRPSAPPMLLRRRKARRPTRKAPGELIVQIGIEEDIPDDPEILSIAETLRTDVGKVVKVAFDNLEGSEYKTRDPSISNLNKYNTVELSLLLCDDNFIRELNKEWRDEDHATDVLSMSQHIPGLDIPILQLGDIVISVDTAQRQAEERGHTLLDEIRILVVHGLLHLLGFDHELSEVAEEEMEKEEEHILNTLEWRGKGLIKSAYDIASDMAHLQSSAEANNNIEKVSLKEERRPKLSHMICDIDGRLHEESVESLREAIATGVNVIMVTRKSRVSTIRTFKHLDVHDKGDFVSVTSPGVFLQGSLVYGRHGQEVYRAELDVDICKEAFLYSLKHKIPVVAYCKEQCLTLFEHPFVNLLHTVHHENKVKVMHSVEELLEYSSIQKLLLFDSAEEDSSVLRLHCSELTEGKARVLKMQPNTIDIVPLNASKGCGIRILLDHIGITEDCDLDTVGDYTRWLSNM, encoded by the exons ATGGCGcgcctccatctcctcctctcCCGCGCCCTCGCATCGCACCACCTTCTCCCTTGTACGAccgcctccggcctccgccCCACTCCGCGGCGGCCTCTCCCTCCCCACTCTCCGCCGCCTTTTTCTCCTCCACATGGTCATACCCTGccccccttcgccgccgccgcgtcgcggcAATACGCCGCCTCGAGCTTCAGGATAAGGCGCCCGTCGGCGCCGCCGATGTTACTGAGGCGGAGGAAGGCGAGGAGGCCGACGCGGAAGGCCCCCGGCGAGCTCATTGTGCAAATTGGCATCGAGGAGGACATCCCCGACGATCCTGAAATCTTG AGCATTGCGGAAACACTCCGAACTGATGTTGGGAAGGTGGTGAAGGTGGCCTTTGACAACCTTGAAGGCTCTGAGTACAAGACCAGAGATCCTTCTATAAGCAACTTGAACAAGTACAATACCGTCGAGCTTTCTCTGCTGCTTTGTGATGATAATTTCATCAGGGAGCTGAACAAAGAATGGAGGGATGAGGATCACGCTACGGATGTTCTGTCAATGTCACAGCATATCCCGGGGCTTGATATCCCCATT CTGCAGTTGGGTGACATAGTAATTTCTGTTGATACAGCACAGCggcaagcagaagaaagaggCCACACACTTCTTGATGAGATCAGAATCCTTGTG GTGCATGGATTGTTGCATTTATTGGGGTTTGATCATGAACTCAGCGAAGTAGCTGAagaagagatggagaaggaagaagaacatATATTAAATACTCTTGAGTGGAGAGGAAAGGGATTAATTAAGAGTGCATATGACATTGCTAGTGATATGGCACATTTACAAAGTTCTGCTG AGGCCAATAACAATATAGAGAAAGTGAGCCTAAAAGAGGAACGTCGACCCAAATTAAGCCATATGATTTGTGATATAGATG GACGCCTGCATGAAGAATCCGTAGAATCTTTGAGAGAGGCAATTGCAACAGGAGTAAATGTTATCATGGTTACTAGAAAG AGTCGGGTTTCCACCATCAGAACCTTCAAGCATCTTGATGTCCATGATAAAGGTGATTTTGTATCAGTGACATCACCTGGTGTATTTTTGCAG GGTTCACTTGTCTATGGAAGGCATGGCCAAGAAGTTTATAGAGCGGAATTGGATGTGGATATCTGCAAGGAG GCATTTCTGTACTCCTTGAAGCATAAAATTCCTGTTGTTGCATACTGCAAGGAACAATGTTTGACCTTGTTTGAACATCCATTTGTTAACTTGTTGCACACTGTGCATCATGAGAACAAG GTAAAAGTGATGCATTCTGTTGAGGAACTGCTGGAATATTCATCTATTCAG AAGTTGCTACTCTTTGACAGTGCCGAAGAGGATTCATCTGTCCTGAGGCTGCATTGTTCAGAACTGACTGAAGGGAAAGCGCGTGTTCTCAAAATGCAGCCAAATACAATTGATATTGTGCCACTCAATGCTTCGAAGGGTTGTGGTATAAGAATTCTACTTGATCATATTGGAATAACAGAAGAT TGTGATCTTGACACAGTTGGAGACTATACAAGATGGCTGAGCAATATGTGA
- the LOC120655154 gene encoding endoribonuclease YBEY, chloroplastic-like isoform X8, with protein MARLHLLLSRALASHHLLPCTTASGLRPTPRRPLPPHSPPPFSPPHGHTLPPFAAAASRQYAASSFRIRRPSAPPMLLRRRKARRPTRKAPGELIVQIGIEEDIPDDPEILSIAETLRTDVGKVVKVAFDNLEGSEYKTRDPSISNLNKYNTVELSLLLCDDNFIRELNKEWRDEDHATDVLSMSQHIPGLDIPILQLGDIVISVDTAQRQAEERGHTLLDEIRILVVVCFFSLFFLRRVHGLLHLLGFDHELSEVAEEEMEKEEEHILNTLEWRGKGLIKSAYDIASDMAHLQSSAEANNNIEKVSLKEERRPKLSHMICDIDGTFVDYEGRLHEESVESLREAIATGVNVIMVTRKGSLVYGRHGQEVYRAELDVDICKEAFLYSLKHKIPVVAYCKEQCLTLFEHPFVNLLHTVHHENKVKVMHSVEELLEYSSIQKLLLFDSAEEDSSVLRLHCSELTEGKARVLKMQPNTIDIVPLNASKGCGIRILLDHIGITEDCDLDTVGDYTRWLSNM; from the exons ATGGCGcgcctccatctcctcctctcCCGCGCCCTCGCATCGCACCACCTTCTCCCTTGTACGAccgcctccggcctccgccCCACTCCGCGGCGGCCTCTCCCTCCCCACTCTCCGCCGCCTTTTTCTCCTCCACATGGTCATACCCTGccccccttcgccgccgccgcgtcgcggcAATACGCCGCCTCGAGCTTCAGGATAAGGCGCCCGTCGGCGCCGCCGATGTTACTGAGGCGGAGGAAGGCGAGGAGGCCGACGCGGAAGGCCCCCGGCGAGCTCATTGTGCAAATTGGCATCGAGGAGGACATCCCCGACGATCCTGAAATCTTG AGCATTGCGGAAACACTCCGAACTGATGTTGGGAAGGTGGTGAAGGTGGCCTTTGACAACCTTGAAGGCTCTGAGTACAAGACCAGAGATCCTTCTATAAGCAACTTGAACAAGTACAATACCGTCGAGCTTTCTCTGCTGCTTTGTGATGATAATTTCATCAGGGAGCTGAACAAAGAATGGAGGGATGAGGATCACGCTACGGATGTTCTGTCAATGTCACAGCATATCCCGGGGCTTGATATCCCCATT CTGCAGTTGGGTGACATAGTAATTTCTGTTGATACAGCACAGCggcaagcagaagaaagaggCCACACACTTCTTGATGAGATCAGAATCCTTGTGGTTGTttgttttttctctctcttttttttgaggaGG GTGCATGGATTGTTGCATTTATTGGGGTTTGATCATGAACTCAGCGAAGTAGCTGAagaagagatggagaaggaagaagaacatATATTAAATACTCTTGAGTGGAGAGGAAAGGGATTAATTAAGAGTGCATATGACATTGCTAGTGATATGGCACATTTACAAAGTTCTGCTG AGGCCAATAACAATATAGAGAAAGTGAGCCTAAAAGAGGAACGTCGACCCAAATTAAGCCATATGATTTGTGATATAGATG GTACTTTTGTGGATTATGAAGGACGCCTGCATGAAGAATCCGTAGAATCTTTGAGAGAGGCAATTGCAACAGGAGTAAATGTTATCATGGTTACTAGAAAG GGTTCACTTGTCTATGGAAGGCATGGCCAAGAAGTTTATAGAGCGGAATTGGATGTGGATATCTGCAAGGAG GCATTTCTGTACTCCTTGAAGCATAAAATTCCTGTTGTTGCATACTGCAAGGAACAATGTTTGACCTTGTTTGAACATCCATTTGTTAACTTGTTGCACACTGTGCATCATGAGAACAAG GTAAAAGTGATGCATTCTGTTGAGGAACTGCTGGAATATTCATCTATTCAG AAGTTGCTACTCTTTGACAGTGCCGAAGAGGATTCATCTGTCCTGAGGCTGCATTGTTCAGAACTGACTGAAGGGAAAGCGCGTGTTCTCAAAATGCAGCCAAATACAATTGATATTGTGCCACTCAATGCTTCGAAGGGTTGTGGTATAAGAATTCTACTTGATCATATTGGAATAACAGAAGAT TGTGATCTTGACACAGTTGGAGACTATACAAGATGGCTGAGCAATATGTGA
- the LOC120655154 gene encoding endoribonuclease YBEY, chloroplastic-like isoform X4, which yields MARLHLLLSRALASHHLLPCTTASGLRPTPRRPLPPHSPPPFSPPHGHTLPPFAAAASRQYAASSFRIRRPSAPPMLLRRRKARRPTRKAPGELIVQIGIEEDIPDDPEILSIAETLRTDVGKVVKVAFDNLEGSEYKTRDPSISNLNKYNTVELSLLLCDDNFIRELNKEWRDEDHATDVLSMSQHIPGLDIPILQLGDIVISVDTAQRQAEERGHTLLDEIRILVVHGLLHLLGFDHELSEVAEEEMEKEEEHILNTLEWRGKGLIKSAYDIASDMAHLQSSAEANNNIEKVSLKEERRPKLSHMICDIDGTFVDYEGRLHEESVESLREAIATGVNVIMVTRKSRVSTIRTFKHLDVHDKGDFVSVTSPGVFLQGSLVYGRHGQEVYRAELDVDICKEVVTCNHAFLYSLKHKIPVVAYCKEQCLTLFEHPFVNLLHTVHHENKVKVMHSVEELLEYSSIQKLLLFDSAEEDSSVLRLHCSELTEGKARVLKMQPNTIDIVPLNASKGCGIRILLDHIGITEDCDLDTVGDYTRWLSNM from the exons ATGGCGcgcctccatctcctcctctcCCGCGCCCTCGCATCGCACCACCTTCTCCCTTGTACGAccgcctccggcctccgccCCACTCCGCGGCGGCCTCTCCCTCCCCACTCTCCGCCGCCTTTTTCTCCTCCACATGGTCATACCCTGccccccttcgccgccgccgcgtcgcggcAATACGCCGCCTCGAGCTTCAGGATAAGGCGCCCGTCGGCGCCGCCGATGTTACTGAGGCGGAGGAAGGCGAGGAGGCCGACGCGGAAGGCCCCCGGCGAGCTCATTGTGCAAATTGGCATCGAGGAGGACATCCCCGACGATCCTGAAATCTTG AGCATTGCGGAAACACTCCGAACTGATGTTGGGAAGGTGGTGAAGGTGGCCTTTGACAACCTTGAAGGCTCTGAGTACAAGACCAGAGATCCTTCTATAAGCAACTTGAACAAGTACAATACCGTCGAGCTTTCTCTGCTGCTTTGTGATGATAATTTCATCAGGGAGCTGAACAAAGAATGGAGGGATGAGGATCACGCTACGGATGTTCTGTCAATGTCACAGCATATCCCGGGGCTTGATATCCCCATT CTGCAGTTGGGTGACATAGTAATTTCTGTTGATACAGCACAGCggcaagcagaagaaagaggCCACACACTTCTTGATGAGATCAGAATCCTTGTG GTGCATGGATTGTTGCATTTATTGGGGTTTGATCATGAACTCAGCGAAGTAGCTGAagaagagatggagaaggaagaagaacatATATTAAATACTCTTGAGTGGAGAGGAAAGGGATTAATTAAGAGTGCATATGACATTGCTAGTGATATGGCACATTTACAAAGTTCTGCTG AGGCCAATAACAATATAGAGAAAGTGAGCCTAAAAGAGGAACGTCGACCCAAATTAAGCCATATGATTTGTGATATAGATG GTACTTTTGTGGATTATGAAGGACGCCTGCATGAAGAATCCGTAGAATCTTTGAGAGAGGCAATTGCAACAGGAGTAAATGTTATCATGGTTACTAGAAAG AGTCGGGTTTCCACCATCAGAACCTTCAAGCATCTTGATGTCCATGATAAAGGTGATTTTGTATCAGTGACATCACCTGGTGTATTTTTGCAG GGTTCACTTGTCTATGGAAGGCATGGCCAAGAAGTTTATAGAGCGGAATTGGATGTGGATATCTGCAAGGAGGTGGTTACTTGCAATCAT GCATTTCTGTACTCCTTGAAGCATAAAATTCCTGTTGTTGCATACTGCAAGGAACAATGTTTGACCTTGTTTGAACATCCATTTGTTAACTTGTTGCACACTGTGCATCATGAGAACAAG GTAAAAGTGATGCATTCTGTTGAGGAACTGCTGGAATATTCATCTATTCAG AAGTTGCTACTCTTTGACAGTGCCGAAGAGGATTCATCTGTCCTGAGGCTGCATTGTTCAGAACTGACTGAAGGGAAAGCGCGTGTTCTCAAAATGCAGCCAAATACAATTGATATTGTGCCACTCAATGCTTCGAAGGGTTGTGGTATAAGAATTCTACTTGATCATATTGGAATAACAGAAGAT TGTGATCTTGACACAGTTGGAGACTATACAAGATGGCTGAGCAATATGTGA